From a region of the Solanum stenotomum isolate F172 chromosome 2, ASM1918654v1, whole genome shotgun sequence genome:
- the LOC125856569 gene encoding uncharacterized protein LOC125856569, with product MTETERNTTTNGEDEGETTNEDDVNLLKTVLEEQLLKTWIETVGGTKKGKIYGLGSRNCLLADSLNSNCASSTAQNPSNIPTQQIFETPEFQQLLDRVLEQRMMNMQEHVQMEIRENMEAQVTIEVRAAVARMLDFSPQPPPDGSGSTPNP from the coding sequence ATGACAGAGACGGAGAGAAACACAACCACAAATGGAGAAGATGAAGGAGAAACAACTAATGAAGATGATGTAAATTTATTGAAAACGGTTTTGGAGGAGCAATTACTGAAAACTTGGATAGAAACAGTTGGTggaactaaaaaaggaaaaatatatggGCTTGGTTCTAGAAATTGTTTGCTGGCAGATTCCTTGAATTCTAATTGTGCCTCTTCCACTGCTCAGAATCCTTCAAATATTCCTACTcaacaaatatttgaaacacCTGAATTTCAACAACTTCTTGACCGTGTGTTGGAGCAACGGATGATGAATATGCAAGAGCATGTGCAAATGGAAATTCGGGAAAATATGGAAGCTCAAGTAACTATTGAGGTTCGTGCTGCTGTGGCTCGGATGCTTGATTTTAGTCCTCAACCACCACCAGATGGATCTGGTTCTACCCCAAATCCTTAG